The genomic window GCCCGGTTTGTCGGCTAGGCGGTCTCCCAACCCGAGCATATTTGCTGTCTCCTGAACACGCTTTTTTATCTCATCCTTTTTTACTCCGGCCACAGAAAGCGGGAAGGCAAGATTTTGGGCAATGCTCATATGCGGATAGAGCGAATAATTTTGAAAGACCAGCGAGACATCTCTGGCCCGCGGCGGCAACTGGTCGACACGTCTTCCGCCAATATATATTTCGCCCGAGTCGGCCTCTTCGAGTCCGGATATAATGCGAAGCAATGTCGATTTGCCGCACCCCGATGGGCCCAGAAGCACAAGCAGTTCACCGTCGGCGAGTTCAAGCGAGACATTGTCAAGCACCGGAGTTGATGAGAATTTCTTTGAAATATTTTTTACGACAAGACCCGACATTTTATACCTTCACCCTCTGTTCAATTCGGCCTGAATCGATCCGGTAGCGTTGGCCTCGCTCTCCCATTTCTCGCGGCGGTTCGATTGCGGTGGTCAGAAATAGCTGTTTGAACTCTCCGAATTCCTGCATGAGCGCTGTGGCGCGTGAAGTATCGAGTTCGGCGAATATTTCATCGAGTAACAAGATTGGCGTGACTCGTCTCTTTTCTTTTAACAGATGATAAATGCCAAGTTTGAGTGAAATCGCCGCGGTGCGCCACTGACCCTGTGAACCATGTGTGCGCGCCGGTTTATCTGCTATCTCAAAAGTAATATCATCCCGATGCGGACCGACAAGAGAGTTTTTTAAAATTCGCTCTTTGGCACAATAGTCGTCGAGGCGCAGTTGAAACGCGGTCTCGATTCTATCAAGGCTCTCTTCATCCTCGTCAATCGCAACCGAGGAATCGTAGCGAAGCATCATTTTTTCGCCGCCGGAGATGCGGGAATAATAATCCGAGGCAAGCATTTTCAATGTCCGAAGCGCTGATGAACGAAGCGCCATCACTCTTGAGCCGTAACTGACAAGCAAAGGCTC from Candidatus Zixiibacteriota bacterium includes these protein-coding regions:
- a CDS encoding DNA replication/repair protein RecF — its product is MHIHSLRISNFRNFHNLDVDFSDGINIFFGSNGSGKTNLLEALFTLCLGRSQRGAVDSVLVRQTEDVYRLQGELEAQERRHDVAVAYQRGGRKKITIDGSNVKIAELFDSFCAVASGPEDSEILSGPPSSRRLFLDIYLSQLSRKYLNDLTDYYRALAQKNAALKNQMDPSPFEPLLVSYGSRVMALRSSALRTLKMLASDYYSRISGGEKMMLRYDSSVAIDEDEESLDRIETAFQLRLDDYCAKERILKNSLVGPHRDDITFEIADKPARTHGSQGQWRTAAISLKLGIYHLLKEKRRVTPILLLDEIFAELDTSRATALMQEFGEFKQLFLTTAIEPPREMGERGQRYRIDSGRIEQRVKV